The region GCAGCATGGTCTCCCACACCGCAATAACGGGACGGATGCTCGGCATCCCGACTGTGGTAGCGGTTGCTGGCGCGACCGCCAAGATATCCGACGGCGACGAGGTCGAGATCGACGGTAGATCGGGCAGCGTCCGCATCCTCTGCCCCCACTCACAGAAGCCGCGGTGACATCATGCAACTGCCGCTAGCGAGCTGCCCGCGTACTTCGCTCCCGCAACATCATGTCGATACCTTTCGTGAAACACCGACCGCCGACATCACGTTGGCTGACGGCACGGCGGCGATCGCGGTGACTCGTCAGTGCGACGTACGAACCGTGTTGAGTGACAACCGCTTCAGTCGGGCACAACTTCGGGCACCTACCGTTGGCGCGGGCTCCGATCTGCCTCTGGCGCTGGTCACCTCGGATCCACCAACCCATACCCGTCGGCGCCAGGCCGTTCAAGGATGGTTCACCAAGCGGCGGGCGCAGATGGCTCGACCGCTCATCGGCCGCGTCGCCGATCAACTTCTCGACGATCTGCTCGCGGCGGGGCCACCAGCCGACATCTTCACGCAGTTCTGCCAGCCTTTTCCGAACCTCGTGCACATGACGCTGCTCGGGCTGGACACCGCCGATCTGCCATTTCTCGTGCCGCGAATAACGGTCGCATGGTCAGCTGGTCACTACCAACCTGACGAGGTCACGAAAGCAAACCGCGACCTGCACGACTACTTCGAAAGTCGAGTCAGTCGATCGGGTAGTCAGACGACAACGCGCGGGCTGATCGATGCCCTGGTACGGGACGAATCCTCAAACAAGCTGACCCACGCAGAAATCGTCATGCTCGCCATGGGGCTGCTCATGTCGGGCGCCGAGACGACCGCCAGTCACCTCGCACTGAGTCTCATCGAGGTACTTCAGCACCCCGGACTGGTGGATTCGCTTCGCCGAGATCCCGAGCAGATTCCATCCGCGGTCGAAGAGCTGCTGCGCTGGGTTTGGTTCGGCGGCACGATCGGGGGTACGGCGGGTCGTCCGCACGTCGCAACCGCTGACGTGAAGCTGCGCGACCGTCTGATCTTGAAGGGGGAAATCGTCGTGCCCGTACTTGATGTCGCCAACCGCGATCGCGATGTGTTCCCAGACGCTGACAAGTTCTGCCCTCAGCGGAGTCCGAACCCCCACCTCGGATTCGGGCACGGGCGGCACCAGTGCATCGGAATGGCCTTCGCTCGCCTCGAACTGCAAGTCGGCCTGCAAACGGTGCTGTCACGGCTCAGCGGACTAACTCTTGCTGCGTCCGAGATCGATTGGCGCACGCAGATGTTCACCCGGGGGGTATGGGGCCTGCCGGTGATGTGGCAAGGAGGCTGACAATGACTGCTGCCGTTGGTATCTCGAACTTCATTCTCACCAGGTATCCACCGGTCCTCACCAGCGTGTATGCGTTGGCGTTCGGCGCCGGAGGGATCGGTCTGTTCGCCGCGCTCGCTGGGGAACGGATTCCTGCCAGCGCGATACCGATGTTGGGGATAGTTGCCTTGACCCTGTTCGCCGACTTGCTGATCATGCGTGTCCTCGACGACATCCGTGACAGCGATTACGACCGGATTGCCAACCCAGAGCGCCCGGTGGCGTCCGGCGCAGTGACGAATCGGGACCTGTCCGCTCTGTGCGCCCTATGCGTGACGGTCATCGTCGTCGCGAATCTGTCCTTCCCCAGCGGATTGTTCGTCCTCGTCGTACAGCTCCTCTACACCGGAGCGCTGGTGGCTGTCGGGCAGCGATTCCCGGCCACTCGCGGCGACAACCTCGTTCTGAACTTGCTTTTCAGTCTTCCGGTTCAACTGCTGCTGTATGTGTACCTGCTCGCGGCATTCGCCAGGATCCGCCCCGATGCGCTGACCCCAGTCGTCGGTGGGCTTGGAATTCTGATCCTGACGCTGTGCGCCGGCCAGGTCGAGTTCGGAAAGAAACTTGTCCGCCAGCCCGCGCCAGACGAACGAAGCTACGTCAATTCGATTGGCTACCATGCAACGTCGCTGCTCGCGATCGGCACCGGGCCGCTCGCCGCTGTGCTGTTCGCCATCGCTGCGCCTGTTTCGCCGCTGTCCAAGGCATTCGTCGTGTTGCCTGCGATCGGTGTTGCCGGATTCGGCATCATGTACCTCAGCCATAAGGGCGATCGATGGCCAGCAGCGCTGTCAACCCTTGGCCTACTAGGTACGCTGATCGCCTTCGCCGTCGTCGGAGTGGTCGGCTAGAACCAATCCTGTGCCGGATCGATTGCCGCATTGAACTCGGCGTGCCAATACTCGTGCAGGACGGAGCAGCGTCCGTCAGATTCGAATCGGAGTGTGAGGCAACCGGATGCGGTCCGCGGTTCGCGTGTCGCGGGATCGTGAAGAACGCACCAGAATTCCACCGCGGCGCGGCCCGCGGACTCGATCGCACTGCCGAACCAGATTCGCGGGTCGACTTGTCTGGACAGCGTTTCGACCCAATGTGCGCGAATTGCGTCGCGTCCGCGATGTGGAGCACCGAACGGGCCGCGGTGGTAGTGCGCATCGTCGGTGAAGAGGCCGGCGATCGCAGTTGGATCCCGTTGTCGCCACCCCGACTCGAGAGCGCTGATCCATTCGTCGACGCTCATAGGTTCTTTGGTCACTGGAGTTGAAACTGCGGAAAGTAGGTAATCGTCTCGTCGATGAGCCCGGCTAGCTCGCTGACACACTGCGGGTCACCACTGAGCGACGCAAGCGTGTCGCGAGCGGCACGGACGATGGGCTGGATTGTCTCTGTGTAGCTGGAAACGATGTCCTGCGCCAACATTGCTCGCTTCAGTTCAGCCCGCGCCTCCTCCGAAGTTCGCGCTTGCCGGTGAAGGCCGATCAGTTCCGCCCGTCGGGCAGTCGACACAGTGCCGAGAAGATGAACGAGCAGATAGGTCGCAGTGCCGTTTCGCAGATCCTCGTCGCGTTCGGTGACCAGGTCGCGCTGGTCGTTGACCAGTTGACGAAGAACTCCGAGTCTCCTGCCGAACGAGCGCCAGGCATCGACTCGGTCGTCGTCGCACTCTGCGAGCTGCGCGGCGAGCGCGGCGGACATCCCGTAGGGTGCGCCCGTCTTGCCCTCGTAGTTGCGCAGCACATCGTCGAGAGTTGCGGTCTCGACGTCGAGAACGAGGTCGGTCAGCTGCCCGCTCAACGCGTCGATGCATCCGTTGCTGTACTCGGTGAGCAGACGCAACCGAACCGCATCGGAGATAGCGAGATCGCCGAAAATGTTGAGCGGCAGATAATTCCCCACCGCAATTGCGGTCATCACGCCGCGGTTGAAATCCGCGGGAGCGGTCCGCGTGAGTTCCGGATTGTCGATCATGTCGTCCAGATACCGCGCCGCCGCCCACCAGAGTGTGTGAACAAGCGCTACGGGTGTCGCACGCATCGGCGCAGCGGTCTCGGCGCCGAACACGAGCACGGGCAGCATGACGATGCCGTTGATGCTGCGCGCAGAGCCGTCCAACGGAATCATGCCGAAGAACGCTTCGATGAACGTCCCCATCGCGCGATCACCGGTTGAATCACTGGCCAACAGCCGCTCGGTCATCGCCGAAGCTTGTGTTGCGACCTCCGCCAGCACCCGTTGCTGTGTAGTCATTTCGAACGCATCGTGTTGCAACGACTGCATGTCAGTTCGCCGCCAATTGCGCTGTCAGTTGCCGCACGGTCAATTGATGCCGACGATGGGCGTCACTCACGAGCAGATGCGCGGGAGGCCGTCGCCAATGAGGTGCCCACCAGTTCGCCCGACCCATCAGCCTCATCGCGGCGGGCATGAGGATCGCGCGAATCAATGTGGCGTCGAACAGGATCGCTAGCGTCAACCCGACGCCTAGCAACTTGACGAACGACACCGAAGAGGTGGCCATCGCGATGAACACGACTGACATGATCAGTGCCGCCGCAGTGACGACGGGGCCAACGCGTTGCAGCCCGCGCATCACGGCGAGGTTGGTGTCGCCGTGCGTGCGGTACTCCTCAGTGATGCGCGACAACAGGAACACTTCGTAGTCCATGGACAGCCCGAATGTGAGGCAAATGATCAGGATGGGCACCGGTGCAGGCAGTGTCCCAGTTACAGCGAAATCTCCAACCAGCCACTTGAGGTGACCCTCCTGAAAGATGAACACCATCGCGCCGAGAGTCGCAGACAGACTGACTACGTTGAGCAGCAACGCCTTGATCGGCAGTACCACGCTTCGCGTGAACGCGAACAGCACGCCGAACATCGCCAGCACCATCAGTGCCAGAGCCAATGGAACGCGCTCAAACAGAGCGTCTTTGGTATCAGCGTTCTCCGCGGTGAGTCCGCCGACATGCACGGTGCCCGGAGCGGGTGTTCCGCGTACCTGATCAAGGAGCAGGTTGGCCGCGTCGCTGTAGGGATCAACGTCTGGAATCAGCCGTAGATAGGCGCCATTCGCGTCGGGCACCGGCATTTCGCCAATTCGTTGCCCGTCGACATAGCTCGTCATTCCCAGTTTGACGGCCACGACGTGCGGCAACTTTGACAGCGTCGCGGCGTACCCGTCCAGCTGATCGGCACCCCCAGAGCCTTCGAGGAGCACATCCATCGCAGCAGTCGCTTGCGCCGGGAATTCGGAGCGGATCACGTCTCCGACACTTCGGCTTTCGATCGTCGCAGGCAGCGACCGGTCATCCGGAAAGTTCAAGCGGATGGCACCGAACGGTGCCGCAAGAAGCAGGGCCAGGACCAGAACCGCGCCCCCCATCACGACCGGCCTCCGCATGACCAACCGTGAACTGCGGAACCAGAATCCGTCTTCCTCCGCCCGCGCTTCGGTCGGTGCGCGACGCCCAAACAGCTGCGGAATCTCCCGGCGCACATTGAGCGAGTCGATTCGGGAGCCCAGAAGTCGTAACAGGGCGGGCATGACGACAAGCGCGCACACCGTCGCGAGCAGTACCACACCGACACACGCATAGGCGATCGAACGCAGGAACATCATCGGAAACGCAAGCAGCGCCAGCACCGACAGCGTCACCGTG is a window of Mycobacterium sp. 3519A DNA encoding:
- a CDS encoding polyprenyl synthetase family protein, which codes for MTTQQRVLAEVATQASAMTERLLASDSTGDRAMGTFIEAFFGMIPLDGSARSINGIVMLPVLVFGAETAAPMRATPVALVHTLWWAAARYLDDMIDNPELTRTAPADFNRGVMTAIAVGNYLPLNIFGDLAISDAVRLRLLTEYSNGCIDALSGQLTDLVLDVETATLDDVLRNYEGKTGAPYGMSAALAAQLAECDDDRVDAWRSFGRRLGVLRQLVNDQRDLVTERDEDLRNGTATYLLVHLLGTVSTARRAELIGLHRQARTSEEARAELKRAMLAQDIVSSYTETIQPIVRAARDTLASLSGDPQCVSELAGLIDETITYFPQFQLQ
- a CDS encoding cytochrome P450, with product MQLPLASCPRTSLPQHHVDTFRETPTADITLADGTAAIAVTRQCDVRTVLSDNRFSRAQLRAPTVGAGSDLPLALVTSDPPTHTRRRQAVQGWFTKRRAQMARPLIGRVADQLLDDLLAAGPPADIFTQFCQPFPNLVHMTLLGLDTADLPFLVPRITVAWSAGHYQPDEVTKANRDLHDYFESRVSRSGSQTTTRGLIDALVRDESSNKLTHAEIVMLAMGLLMSGAETTASHLALSLIEVLQHPGLVDSLRRDPEQIPSAVEELLRWVWFGGTIGGTAGRPHVATADVKLRDRLILKGEIVVPVLDVANRDRDVFPDADKFCPQRSPNPHLGFGHGRHQCIGMAFARLELQVGLQTVLSRLSGLTLAASEIDWRTQMFTRGVWGLPVMWQGG
- a CDS encoding MMPL family transporter → MLDRLARMAVARPKAVLAATLVIMVAAFAYGSGITDRLSGGGFYSVSSESQRAAAMLEQRFHVGKPNFVILATATDSGSVDDPVAVAAGQALTRELAATPGVTTVSSYWGPGPSELLRSKDGTKALIVAHVEGDEREFAAAAQRLIATYRGTERGPLKLELGGEAVSYNDVTDQLNHDLAISEAVAMPIILVLMTLVFGSLVAAGLPLIIGALSIVGSLGLLALLSDFTPVSNYALNVTTIVGLALAIDYSLLVLTRFREERTRAQSLDDAIIESVRTAGRTVAFSATTVTLSVLALLAFPMMFLRSIAYACVGVVLLATVCALVVMPALLRLLGSRIDSLNVRREIPQLFGRRAPTEARAEEDGFWFRSSRLVMRRPVVMGGAVLVLALLLAAPFGAIRLNFPDDRSLPATIESRSVGDVIRSEFPAQATAAMDVLLEGSGGADQLDGYAATLSKLPHVVAVKLGMTSYVDGQRIGEMPVPDANGAYLRLIPDVDPYSDAANLLLDQVRGTPAPGTVHVGGLTAENADTKDALFERVPLALALMVLAMFGVLFAFTRSVVLPIKALLLNVVSLSATLGAMVFIFQEGHLKWLVGDFAVTGTLPAPVPILIICLTFGLSMDYEVFLLSRITEEYRTHGDTNLAVMRGLQRVGPVVTAAALIMSVVFIAMATSSVSFVKLLGVGLTLAILFDATLIRAILMPAAMRLMGRANWWAPHWRRPPAHLLVSDAHRRHQLTVRQLTAQLAAN
- a CDS encoding nuclear transport factor 2 family protein — encoded protein: MSVDEWISALESGWRQRDPTAIAGLFTDDAHYHRGPFGAPHRGRDAIRAHWVETLSRQVDPRIWFGSAIESAGRAAVEFWCVLHDPATREPRTASGCLTLRFESDGRCSVLHEYWHAEFNAAIDPAQDWF